In the genome of Coregonus clupeaformis isolate EN_2021a chromosome 11, ASM2061545v1, whole genome shotgun sequence, one region contains:
- the LOC121577249 gene encoding phospholipase A and acyltransferase 1 isoform X1, whose protein sequence is MDRKNATSTMASNDPDPPGTPQPGDLIEIFRPAYQHWALYLGDGYIINLTPVDESQAAAISSVKSVFSRKAVVRMQLLKEVVGDDSYRVNNKYDDDHTPLPVEDIIQQSQVLIGQEVSYDLLGSNCEHFVTLLRYGEGVSEQATRAIGAISLVTAAASAFSVLGLINTRSRNRPF, encoded by the exons ATGGATAGAAAAAACGCAACCTCTACT ATGGCCTCTAATGACCCTGACCCCCCCGGTACCCCCCAGCCTGGTGACCTCATTGAGATCTTCAGACCGGCCTATCAGCACTGGGCTCTGTACCTGGGAGACGGTTACATCATCAACTTGACACCTGTTG ATGAGAGTCAGGCTGCAGCCATCTCCAGTGTGAAGTCTGTGTTCAGTCGGAAGGCGGTGGTCCGAATGCAGCTTCTAAAGGAAGTGGTTGGAGACGACTCGTACCGGGTCAACAACAAATACGACGACGACCACACTCCATTGCCCGTCGAAGACATAATTCAGCAATCTCAAGTCCTCATTGGCCAGGAGGTGTCTTATGACCTGTTGGGCAGTAACTGCGAGCACTTTGTCACCTTGCTGCGCTACGGAGAGGGGGTGTCTGAGCAG GCCACACGGGCCATTGGGGCCATCAGTTTGGTGACAGCTGCAGCAAGTGCCTTCTCTGTGCTCGGACTGATCAACACACGCTCCAGAAACCGACCCTTCTGA
- the LOC121577249 gene encoding phospholipase A and acyltransferase 1 isoform X2, giving the protein MASNDPDPPGTPQPGDLIEIFRPAYQHWALYLGDGYIINLTPVDESQAAAISSVKSVFSRKAVVRMQLLKEVVGDDSYRVNNKYDDDHTPLPVEDIIQQSQVLIGQEVSYDLLGSNCEHFVTLLRYGEGVSEQATRAIGAISLVTAAASAFSVLGLINTRSRNRPF; this is encoded by the exons ATGGCCTCTAATGACCCTGACCCCCCCGGTACCCCCCAGCCTGGTGACCTCATTGAGATCTTCAGACCGGCCTATCAGCACTGGGCTCTGTACCTGGGAGACGGTTACATCATCAACTTGACACCTGTTG ATGAGAGTCAGGCTGCAGCCATCTCCAGTGTGAAGTCTGTGTTCAGTCGGAAGGCGGTGGTCCGAATGCAGCTTCTAAAGGAAGTGGTTGGAGACGACTCGTACCGGGTCAACAACAAATACGACGACGACCACACTCCATTGCCCGTCGAAGACATAATTCAGCAATCTCAAGTCCTCATTGGCCAGGAGGTGTCTTATGACCTGTTGGGCAGTAACTGCGAGCACTTTGTCACCTTGCTGCGCTACGGAGAGGGGGTGTCTGAGCAG GCCACACGGGCCATTGGGGCCATCAGTTTGGTGACAGCTGCAGCAAGTGCCTTCTCTGTGCTCGGACTGATCAACACACGCTCCAGAAACCGACCCTTCTGA